A genomic window from Silene latifolia isolate original U9 population chromosome Y, ASM4854445v1, whole genome shotgun sequence includes:
- the LOC141631523 gene encoding uncharacterized protein LOC141631523 — protein MGWRLSVDGSFSIKSAAWLVQGVFNYNDRISPYAWIWKCDLPPKIKFFLWKTCVDGLPTKERLQRYHVHVPLHCILCNHHTEDRDHFFFNYPILHNVCQAIGVGDLVSFFHRQRNDQPLSFIEKLNAFKDYFPQFRDLDNQDTCPCRRDYCHKKCIDNIVCEKLPESFIKINFDGSKRDNNNAALGYSIRNHHGNILLLGAKSCGNVNVLLAETLALRESIIAAKSLGYMSIAIERDNLCVINSMRGSWKIPWEISSLIADI, from the exons ATGGGATGGAGACTATCAGTTGACGGATCTTTTTCGATAAAGTCTGCAGCTTGGCTTGTGCAGGGAGTATTTAACTATAATGATAGAATAAGTCCTTATGCCTGGATTTGGAAGTGTGATCTACCGCCTAAGATTAAGTTCTTTCTTTGGAAAACTTGTGTAGATGGTCTTCCTACGAAAGAAAGACTTCAGCGATATCATGTGCATGTGCCTTTGCACTGCATCCTTTGTAACCATCATACGGAGGATCGTGACCATTTTTTCTTTAACTACCCTATTTTGCATAATGTTTGTCAAGCTATTGGGGTTGGTGATTTGGTTTCCTTTTTTCATCGCCAGAGGAATGATCAGCCTTTGAGCTTTATAGAAAAACTTAATGCTTTTAAAGACTATTTCCCCCAA TTTAGAGACCTAGATAATCAAGATACGTGTCCTTGCCGACGAGATTATTGCCATAAAAAATGTATTGATAACATTGTCTGCGAAAAACTGCCTGAAAGTTTTATCAAGATTAACTTTGATGGATCTAAACGAGATAATAATAATGCAGCGTTAGGTTACAGTATTAGAAACCATCATGGTAACATTTTGCTACTAGGAGCTAAATCGTGCGGCAATGTTAATGTTCTTTTAGCTGAGACTCTTGCTCTTAGAGAAAGTATAATCGCGGCTAAATCTTTGGGATACATGTCTATAGCCATTGAAAGGGATAATCTTTGTGTTATTAACTCCATGCGTGGGTCATGGAAGATTCCTTGGGAAATTTCATCTCTTATTGCTGATATTTGA